A window of the Miscanthus floridulus cultivar M001 chromosome 14, ASM1932011v1, whole genome shotgun sequence genome harbors these coding sequences:
- the LOC136505855 gene encoding probable calcium-binding protein CML28, with the protein MSSSMDSSELRKVFQMFDKNGDGQITKKELGESLKNLGIYIPDDELDATMDKIDVNGDGCVDVEEFGRLYRSIVEDGPGGDGDKHDEEEDMREAFNVFDQNGDGYITVEELRSVLASLGLKQGRTAEDCRKMISKVDADGDGRVDFTEFKQMMRGGGFAALGR; encoded by the coding sequence ATGAGCAGCAGCATGGACTCGTCGGAGCTAAGGAAGGTGTTCCAAATGTTCGACAAAAACGGCGACGGCCAGATCACCAAGAAGGAGCTAGGCGAGTCGCTCAAGAACCTCGGCATCTACATCCCCGACGACGAGCTCGATGCCACGATGGACAAGATCGACGTTAATGGAGATGGTTGTGTGGACGTCGAGGAGTTCGGCAGGCTCTACCGCTCCATCGTCGAGGACGGCCCAGGGGGCGACGGCGACAAgcacgatgaggaggaggacatGCGGGAGGCGTTCAACGTCTTCGACCAGAACGGCGACGGATACATCACCGTCGAGGAGCTGCGGTCCGTGTTGGCCAGCCTCGGCCTCAAGCAGGGGCGCACGGCCGAGGACTGCCGCAAGATGATCAGCAAGGTCGACGCAGACGGCGACGGGCGCGTCGACTTCACGGAGTTCAAGCAGATGATGCGCGGCGGCGGGTTCGCTGCACTAGGTAGATGA